A genomic stretch from Acidimicrobiales bacterium includes:
- a CDS encoding GGDEF domain-containing protein gives MNSFQTTTADPVDAAGAIARFGDLPTLAPVAFEVLRLADDDRATLDDIGRVISRDPGLSSQMLRVANSAMYGMGGEVTSLSRAAAVLGLRTVKLLSLSFSVVTRPDEGDALGQRLWRHTLIKSALSRMLADTYQRRLADECFIAGLLGNMGKLVLETEPRYVALRGDAPWIDGADELATLGVTSNDVAAQVLEGWGLPELLADAIRHTDDPHTLEGPAGAIARILQVADAAARFLTADEAEGPAALTAFKLSAQTQLQLDEGGVDEFLTGAAAAVDDIATMFKTDALTHMPVGELLTRAKGELARMSLDMVAALSAQESRSEALASENERLATEALTDPLTQLPNRRSFEQTLSREINSRLRRPQPTSLGLLMMDLDKFKSVNDTHGHQAGDDVLRGFAARLSLHTRRDEYAARVGGEEFVIVIPVTDPDEIELAAERFRKCVASSPFDTCVGPLPVTVSIGVASTADVDENTATTLYEAADRALYVAKEAGRNRFAVAPVQ, from the coding sequence ATGAACAGCTTTCAGACCACGACTGCGGATCCCGTCGACGCCGCTGGCGCGATCGCCCGATTCGGCGACCTGCCGACCCTCGCCCCCGTGGCGTTCGAGGTGCTCCGCCTGGCCGACGACGACCGCGCCACCCTCGACGACATCGGCCGGGTGATCAGCCGCGACCCCGGGCTCTCGAGCCAGATGCTGCGGGTCGCCAACTCGGCGATGTACGGCATGGGTGGTGAGGTCACGAGCCTCAGCCGTGCCGCCGCCGTTCTGGGGTTGCGCACCGTCAAGCTGCTCTCGCTGAGTTTCTCGGTGGTGACCCGACCCGACGAAGGCGACGCTCTCGGCCAGCGTCTCTGGCGTCACACCCTCATCAAGTCGGCCCTCTCCCGCATGCTGGCCGACACATACCAGCGGCGCCTCGCCGACGAGTGCTTCATCGCCGGCCTGCTCGGCAACATGGGCAAGCTCGTCCTCGAGACGGAGCCCCGATACGTGGCGCTCCGTGGCGACGCGCCGTGGATCGACGGCGCCGACGAGCTCGCGACACTCGGCGTGACGAGCAATGACGTGGCCGCCCAGGTGCTGGAGGGTTGGGGTCTCCCGGAGCTGCTCGCCGACGCGATCCGCCACACCGACGATCCCCACACGCTCGAAGGCCCGGCCGGTGCGATCGCCCGGATCCTCCAGGTGGCGGATGCCGCGGCTCGCTTCCTGACCGCAGACGAGGCCGAGGGACCCGCTGCCCTCACGGCCTTCAAGCTCAGCGCGCAGACGCAGTTGCAGCTCGACGAGGGCGGCGTCGACGAGTTCCTGACCGGAGCTGCGGCCGCGGTCGACGACATCGCCACCATGTTCAAGACCGACGCCCTCACCCACATGCCCGTCGGCGAACTCCTCACCCGCGCCAAGGGTGAGCTCGCCCGGATGTCGCTCGACATGGTCGCCGCGCTCTCGGCCCAGGAGTCTCGCAGCGAGGCACTCGCTTCGGAGAACGAACGACTCGCGACCGAGGCGCTGACCGATCCGTTGACCCAGCTCCCCAACCGTCGGTCCTTCGAGCAGACCCTGAGCCGCGAGATCAACTCGCGGCTCCGTCGCCCGCAGCCGACGTCGCTCGGCCTCCTGATGATGGATCTCGACAAGTTCAAGTCGGTGAACGACACCCACGGACACCAGGCCGGCGACGACGTCTTGCGGGGATTCGCGGCCCGCTTGAGTCTCCACACCCGTCGCGACGAGTATGCGGCACGAGTCGGCGGCGAGGAGTTCGTGATCGTCATCCCGGTGACCGACCCCGACGAGATCGAGCTCGCCGCGGAGCGATTCCGCAAGTGCGTCGCCAGTTCGCCGTTCGACACCTGTGTGGGTCCCCTCCCCGTGACCGTGAGCATCGGGGTCGCGTCCACCGCCGATGTCGACGAGAACACCGCGACCACCCTGTACGAAGCCGCCGACCGGGCGCTCTACGTGGCAAAGGAAGCGGGTCGCAATCGCTTCGCGGTTGCCCCGGTGCAGTGA
- a CDS encoding FliM/FliN family flagellar motor switch protein produces MGRSDVAPYDFGVPQRLGREAAGGLRRIHESIARDLEQVLGALFEHDVRGSVVSLEQTRYQQFIDSLPARTYHGIVSSDALDGDCAILLPGATALRLVDCMLRTTKGPERNLTIVDACLIEDYLPRILDVMTAAFRPYHPLGLEFARSELNNQLVKLVPGEDAVVVLELLFTFGDDDITIIICYPQEAIVPILASLSDLEREATAEALVRSSPIRRSILRVPIPVTVALPTTTIAAGDISALKVGDVLQTGIDADTAPMLMIAGRPTLIVRPTVRRNRLACAVVGEPSSSTKGLLS; encoded by the coding sequence ATGGGGAGAAGCGACGTGGCGCCGTACGACTTCGGCGTTCCGCAACGTCTGGGGCGAGAGGCGGCCGGCGGTCTTCGTCGTATCCACGAATCGATCGCCCGGGACCTCGAGCAGGTACTGGGTGCGCTGTTCGAGCACGACGTCCGCGGGTCGGTCGTGAGCCTCGAGCAGACCCGCTACCAGCAGTTCATCGATTCGCTGCCGGCCCGCACCTATCACGGCATCGTCTCGTCTGATGCGCTCGATGGCGATTGCGCGATCCTGCTGCCCGGTGCCACCGCCCTGCGCCTCGTGGACTGCATGCTCCGCACGACCAAGGGTCCCGAGCGGAACCTCACCATCGTCGATGCCTGCCTCATCGAGGACTACCTGCCCCGCATCCTCGACGTGATGACCGCGGCCTTCCGGCCGTATCACCCGCTCGGGTTGGAGTTCGCCCGCAGCGAGTTGAACAACCAGCTGGTCAAGCTCGTTCCGGGGGAGGACGCCGTGGTCGTCCTCGAATTGCTCTTCACGTTCGGCGACGACGACATCACGATCATCATCTGCTATCCGCAGGAAGCGATCGTGCCGATCCTCGCGTCGCTCTCCGACCTCGAACGGGAGGCGACCGCCGAGGCCCTCGTCCGTTCCTCCCCGATTCGCCGCAGCATCCTGCGTGTGCCGATTCCGGTCACCGTGGCGCTACCGACCACGACGATCGCCGCCGGCGACATCAGCGCGCTCAAGGTCGGCGACGTCCTGCAGACCGGTATCGACGCCGACACGGCCCCGATGTTGATGATCGCGGGTCGTCCCACCCTCATCGTTCGACCGACGGTGCGTCGCAATCGACTTGCGTGCGCCGTGGTCGGCGAGCCCAGCAGTTCCACGAAAGGACTTCTGTCATGA
- the fliN gene encoding flagellar motor switch protein FliN encodes MTDTTTDGVDLGRLAVIGESFVTPDNGTTVNVAAMDTAPELRPDFRSWEFLTSSARVVLVDVSDGLGHPAGVLEHFAASLGVQPAELGSTDTASAHGSVLVIEGAQGPALVGFVTEAPPAPTNERRHLDEDDFAGGLLSLGVLREVPLEVSAVLGHTQLSVAEILQLTVGSIVELDRTAGAPVDVVVNGALIARGEVVVIEDEYGIRITEIVGRIDDAL; translated from the coding sequence ATGACTGACACGACAACGGACGGGGTCGACCTCGGCCGCCTCGCTGTCATCGGGGAGAGTTTCGTCACACCCGACAACGGCACCACGGTCAATGTCGCTGCAATGGACACCGCGCCGGAGCTCCGCCCCGACTTCCGGAGCTGGGAGTTCCTCACCTCGTCGGCGCGGGTGGTGCTGGTCGACGTCTCCGACGGTCTCGGCCATCCGGCCGGCGTGCTCGAACACTTCGCCGCGTCGCTCGGCGTCCAGCCCGCCGAGCTCGGCAGCACGGACACCGCCTCGGCCCACGGTTCGGTGCTCGTCATCGAAGGCGCCCAGGGCCCTGCGCTCGTCGGCTTCGTCACCGAAGCTCCTCCTGCGCCGACCAACGAACGCCGCCACCTCGACGAGGACGACTTCGCCGGCGGGCTCCTCTCGCTCGGCGTGCTCCGCGAGGTTCCGCTCGAAGTCAGCGCCGTCCTCGGCCACACCCAGCTCTCGGTGGCGGAGATCCTCCAGCTCACGGTCGGGTCGATCGTCGAACTCGACCGCACCGCCGGCGCCCCCGTCGACGTGGTCGTCAACGGCGCGCTGATCGCTCGCGGCGAGGTCGTCGTGATCGAGGACGAGTACGGCATTCGGATCACCGAGATCGTCGGTCGGATCGACGACGCCCTCTGA
- a CDS encoding flagellar biosynthetic protein FliO: MTAPLMLADVSVISMVFRLVVSLGIVLGMIAPLAWAAKRPKGLGLGFGAKGAITVRSREQLGRATTVALLQVGDRTILVGANEHTVEVLAEGDDLLPSEPEPTASDSENVQTADDRTSSMVAPDGATPPGMNLIEMLREWSVRRT; this comes from the coding sequence ATGACCGCTCCGCTCATGCTCGCCGACGTCTCCGTGATCTCGATGGTGTTCCGCCTCGTGGTCTCGTTGGGCATCGTCCTGGGCATGATCGCCCCGCTCGCGTGGGCCGCCAAGCGACCCAAGGGGCTGGGCCTCGGCTTCGGCGCCAAGGGAGCCATCACGGTCCGCAGCCGTGAACAGCTGGGGAGAGCGACCACGGTCGCGCTGCTCCAGGTCGGGGATCGCACGATCCTCGTCGGTGCCAACGAGCACACGGTCGAAGTGCTGGCAGAGGGCGATGACCTCTTGCCGTCCGAGCCGGAGCCGACGGCTTCGGACTCGGAGAATGTTCAGACAGCCGACGACAGGACGTCGTCGATGGTTGCACCGGACGGCGCAACCCCACCAGGGATGAATCTGATCGAGATGCTCCGGGAATGGTCCGTCCGCCGTACCTGA
- the fliP gene encoding flagellar type III secretion system pore protein FliP (The bacterial flagellar biogenesis protein FliP forms a type III secretion system (T3SS)-type pore required for flagellar assembly.) encodes MTVILAFAIAFAALWMAAPVAAQDVPAPPEIELPVAVVPGQDAPAPTDGNGDSISLNIDLGGEEDGAVPSESVVLIIGLTLLSVAPSLVIMLTSFTRIVIVFSLVRNALGVQSVPPNQVVVGLSLFLSIFIMGPTLKAMNEDGLQPYLEGELTQAEAYDAAVEPLREFMFANVGTDELELMLAAEDSAVAPEGPEDVSMSALVPAFILSELKTAFIIGFVVFMPFLVIDLVVSSVLMSLGMMMLPPVFVSLPFKILLFVMVNGWVLLAETLITSFNTT; translated from the coding sequence GTGACGGTCATCTTGGCGTTCGCGATCGCATTCGCGGCGCTGTGGATGGCTGCGCCGGTCGCCGCGCAGGATGTCCCCGCGCCGCCGGAGATCGAGCTGCCGGTGGCGGTCGTGCCCGGTCAGGACGCGCCCGCTCCGACCGACGGAAACGGCGACAGCATCTCGCTGAACATCGACCTGGGCGGTGAAGAAGACGGCGCCGTACCCAGCGAGTCGGTGGTGTTGATCATCGGCCTGACATTGCTGAGCGTCGCGCCGTCGCTGGTCATCATGCTGACCAGCTTCACCCGCATCGTGATCGTGTTCTCCCTCGTGCGGAACGCGCTCGGCGTGCAGAGCGTGCCGCCCAACCAGGTGGTCGTCGGACTCTCGCTGTTCCTCAGCATCTTCATCATGGGCCCCACGCTCAAGGCCATGAACGAGGACGGGCTCCAGCCCTACCTGGAGGGCGAGTTGACCCAGGCAGAGGCCTACGACGCCGCAGTCGAGCCGCTGCGCGAGTTCATGTTCGCCAACGTCGGCACCGACGAGCTCGAGCTGATGCTGGCCGCGGAAGACTCCGCGGTCGCTCCGGAAGGTCCCGAGGACGTGTCGATGTCGGCGCTCGTGCCGGCGTTCATCCTCTCCGAACTCAAGACCGCCTTCATCATCGGTTTCGTCGTCTTCATGCCGTTCCTGGTCATCGACCTGGTCGTCAGCTCGGTGCTGATGTCGCTCGGCATGATGATGCTGCCGCCGGTCTTCGTCTCCCTGCCGTTCAAGATCCTCCTGTTCGTGATGGTCAACGGCTGGGTCCTCCTCGCCGAGACGCTCATCACCAGCTTCAACACGACATAG
- the fliQ gene encoding flagellar biosynthesis protein FliQ — protein MDDTMVLEIASQAMMAAAKLAAPVLLTSLLVGLLVGLVQSATQLNEPTLAFVPKFIAVGGVLLLSGGWMMQEMISFTEGLFDSIPRLVA, from the coding sequence ATGGATGACACGATGGTCCTCGAGATCGCCTCTCAGGCGATGATGGCGGCCGCCAAACTCGCGGCCCCCGTGCTGCTCACCTCGCTGTTGGTGGGTCTGCTGGTCGGTCTCGTCCAGAGCGCCACACAACTCAACGAGCCCACGCTGGCGTTCGTGCCGAAGTTCATCGCGGTGGGCGGCGTGCTGCTGCTCAGCGGCGGTTGGATGATGCAGGAGATGATCTCGTTCACCGAGGGGCTCTTCGACAGCATCCCTCGTCTCGTCGCGTGA
- a CDS encoding flagellar biosynthetic protein FliR, translated as MIEGQLSLEALVAFLLAMVRTVAWLSTAPPFAGAVLTPRIRVALSVGLAWLMADRIPMADVDLGIGSLVFVIGYQVFIGAALGFVIRLYFVAFEVAGSFIDFASGLSIGAVYDPLSGSQNAPIARFYGLMATVLLFVGGGHLLILNGYMRSFDAAPLSGPTLDHLGSVLVEGLGVFFVAALEIAFPIAAVLLITEIGLALLARAAPQANVLMLGLTAKALVLVLLLGTGLAVLPWAVDNLADRATRAAMGLW; from the coding sequence GTGATCGAAGGTCAACTGTCGCTCGAGGCGCTGGTCGCGTTCTTGTTGGCGATGGTACGAACCGTTGCGTGGCTGTCCACTGCGCCGCCGTTCGCCGGCGCGGTGCTGACGCCGCGTATCCGGGTGGCCCTCTCGGTGGGGCTCGCCTGGTTGATGGCGGATCGCATCCCGATGGCCGACGTCGATCTCGGCATCGGCTCGCTGGTGTTCGTGATCGGCTATCAGGTCTTCATCGGCGCGGCGCTCGGGTTCGTCATCCGTCTCTATTTCGTCGCGTTCGAGGTGGCGGGTTCGTTCATCGACTTCGCCAGCGGCCTGTCGATCGGTGCCGTGTACGACCCGTTGTCGGGCTCGCAGAACGCGCCGATCGCCCGCTTCTACGGGCTGATGGCCACGGTGCTGCTGTTCGTCGGCGGCGGCCACCTGTTGATCCTCAACGGCTACATGCGTTCGTTCGATGCCGCCCCGTTGTCGGGGCCGACCCTGGATCATCTGGGCAGCGTCCTGGTCGAAGGGCTGGGCGTCTTCTTCGTCGCCGCGCTCGAGATCGCGTTCCCGATCGCGGCGGTACTGCTCATCACCGAGATCGGGCTCGCGTTGTTGGCCCGGGCGGCGCCGCAGGCCAACGTGTTGATGCTCGGTCTGACCGCCAAGGCCCTCGTTCTCGTCCTGCTGCTCGGCACGGGGCTGGCCGTATTGCCGTGGGCGGTCGACAATCTGGCGGACCGGGCCACCCGCGCCGCGATGGGACTGTGGTGA
- a CDS encoding EscU/YscU/HrcU family type III secretion system export apparatus switch protein, with amino-acid sequence MAGDKTSKTEKPTEKKKKDSRKEGQVVRSQDLVPWLLVVSATFIMPAYLGTAGDVLSARFAQVRTVAADPSPQAASAQLSGALGDIFQLCLPILIGAAFIALVATLGQTGFMLSSKAMKPQFKRLNPVAGLKRIASPRGQWEAVKAALRLAMVAMVAIPLVMGVADDLTGRPQFEIGASLAYLGGKLIDLARLVGVLGLLIAALDYAMQRRNHLRDLKMSKQEIKDEHKQSDGDPHIKGRMRQAARQMSRNRMLANSAPATVIVVNPTHYSVALRYDEAIGVPVVIDKGVGAKALKIRADGLARSVPVVECRPLARALFRVCDVGTPVPNEMFQGVAVLLAFVHRLGARRSLGGVHLMPFDIEALAIPEKTRKLDEARMLAEARMMAETPA; translated from the coding sequence ATGGCCGGTGACAAGACGTCGAAGACCGAGAAGCCGACCGAGAAGAAGAAGAAGGACTCCCGCAAGGAGGGTCAGGTCGTCCGGTCGCAGGACCTCGTCCCGTGGCTCCTGGTGGTCTCGGCGACGTTCATCATGCCCGCCTACCTCGGGACGGCGGGCGACGTCCTCTCCGCTCGGTTCGCCCAGGTACGGACCGTTGCCGCCGATCCGAGCCCGCAAGCGGCGTCCGCACAGCTCAGCGGGGCCCTCGGCGACATCTTCCAGCTCTGTCTCCCGATCCTGATCGGCGCCGCGTTCATCGCCCTGGTCGCAACGCTCGGCCAGACCGGCTTCATGCTGAGCTCGAAGGCCATGAAGCCCCAGTTCAAGCGCCTGAATCCGGTGGCGGGACTCAAGCGGATCGCGTCCCCTCGGGGGCAGTGGGAGGCGGTGAAGGCAGCGTTGCGACTCGCGATGGTGGCGATGGTCGCCATCCCGCTGGTGATGGGGGTGGCCGACGATCTCACCGGCCGGCCGCAGTTCGAGATCGGCGCCTCGTTGGCCTACCTCGGTGGGAAGCTCATCGACCTCGCCCGGCTCGTCGGCGTCCTGGGTCTGCTCATCGCCGCGCTCGACTACGCCATGCAGCGTCGAAACCACCTGCGCGACCTGAAGATGTCGAAGCAGGAGATCAAGGACGAACACAAGCAATCCGACGGTGACCCCCACATCAAGGGGCGGATGCGACAGGCGGCGCGCCAGATGTCACGCAATCGGATGTTGGCGAACTCCGCACCGGCCACCGTGATCGTGGTCAACCCGACCCACTACTCCGTTGCGTTGCGCTACGACGAGGCGATCGGCGTGCCGGTCGTCATCGACAAGGGTGTCGGTGCCAAGGCCCTCAAGATCCGAGCGGACGGGCTGGCCCGTTCGGTGCCGGTGGTGGAGTGCCGTCCGCTGGCTCGGGCCCTCTTCCGGGTGTGTGATGTGGGGACACCGGTGCCCAACGAGATGTTCCAGGGTGTGGCCGTGCTGCTGGCCTTCGTGCATCGCCTGGGCGCTCGTCGTTCGCTGGGTGGCGTGCACCTGATGCCGTTCGACATCGAGGCGCTGGCCATACCCGAGAAGACCCGCAAGCTCGACGAAGCGCGGATGCTGGCCGAGGCAAGGATGATGGCCGAGACACCGGCCTGA
- a CDS encoding DUF222 domain-containing protein, producing MFGSEVGFDADVAAAEIARLEREARRLDAQRIALLDRIDRSGVFVADAHFSAKTMMRLHAHLSGPEATQRDRVMKCLRDLPAVAECYADGLVGTDQVRRIAAVWANPRVREYVAVCEDEFLLAARQMEFVEFDAFCVEWVNRVDQDGAQDKANRRWRRRSIDTVQDFNGFWDLRGRMMSVDGAQLDETLDRLVDALRLADIETAQTEHGDNWRQHLPRTTAQLRYDAFMQLVRRGAAVGPDSQPLGTCTDLVIDDTTYEHHAARLAGADAPPIDATDRNRFSRTIDGRYVNPAEIVAHSLVDHVRRVVVNTAGVVIDLGRRSRLFTGNARDAALLTEASCYWTGCWIPASKCHIDHLTPWRRHGRTSPANGAPGCGKHNRTKEHGFHTWRTESGEWKLTRPDGTPIPDHLTHWPDAA from the coding sequence ATGTTCGGTTCCGAGGTGGGTTTCGATGCGGATGTGGCAGCCGCAGAGATCGCGCGGCTCGAGCGTGAAGCGCGGCGGCTCGATGCGCAACGGATCGCCTTGTTGGATCGCATCGACCGGTCCGGCGTGTTCGTGGCCGACGCGCACTTCTCGGCCAAGACGATGATGCGCCTCCATGCCCACCTGTCGGGGCCCGAGGCGACCCAGCGCGATCGGGTGATGAAGTGTCTGCGGGATCTGCCGGCGGTGGCCGAGTGCTACGCCGACGGGCTGGTCGGCACCGACCAGGTGCGGCGCATCGCCGCGGTCTGGGCCAACCCGCGGGTGCGTGAATACGTGGCGGTGTGTGAAGACGAGTTCCTGCTCGCGGCCCGGCAGATGGAGTTCGTCGAGTTCGACGCGTTCTGTGTCGAGTGGGTCAACCGGGTCGATCAGGACGGCGCGCAGGACAAGGCCAACCGGCGCTGGCGACGCCGCTCGATCGACACCGTGCAGGACTTCAACGGGTTCTGGGACCTCCGCGGCCGCATGATGAGTGTCGACGGCGCCCAACTCGACGAAACACTCGACCGGTTGGTCGACGCGTTGCGCCTCGCCGACATCGAAACCGCCCAAACCGAACACGGCGACAACTGGCGCCAACACCTCCCGCGCACAACAGCGCAGCTGCGCTACGACGCCTTCATGCAACTCGTCCGCCGCGGCGCCGCGGTCGGCCCCGACAGCCAACCCCTCGGCACCTGCACCGACCTCGTCATCGACGACACCACCTACGAGCACCACGCGGCCCGCCTGGCCGGCGCGGACGCGCCGCCGATCGATGCGACCGACCGCAACCGGTTCTCCCGTACCATCGACGGCCGCTACGTCAACCCCGCCGAGATCGTCGCCCACTCACTCGTCGACCACGTCCGCCGCGTCGTCGTCAACACCGCCGGAGTCGTCATCGACCTCGGCCGCCGCTCACGGCTCTTCACCGGCAACGCCCGCGACGCCGCCCTGCTCACCGAAGCCTCCTGCTACTGGACCGGCTGCTGGATCCCCGCCTCCAAATGCCACATCGACCACCTCACCCCGTGGCGTCGACACGGCAGAACCAGCCCCGCCAACGGGGCACCCGGCTGCGGGAAACACAACCGCACCAAAGAACACGGCTTCCACACCTGGCGCACCGAGTCCGGCGAATGGAAACTCACCCGCCCCGACGGCACCCCCATCCCCGACCACCTCACCCACTGGCCCGACGCCGCCTGA
- a CDS encoding acyl-CoA synthetase, with translation MSFDANIATVFERIAARIPDREAVITPARRLTFAEVDDRANRLANALIDAGVGCHTEREELEPWESGQGHVALYLHNGPEYLEGMLAAWKARGVSLNVNYRYVAEELIGLLTDADAKAIVYHACFAPVIAEIRPHLPSLATLIQVADTSGEPLLEGAVDYETLLAESSAERPDLERSPDDLYMVYTGGTTGLPKGVLWRQADIWVGAMGGADPRNGEEFDSYEAVAESAAEERVFPYLIAAPLMHGGGQWLAWLGWMGGDPVVFGHVVDRLDPADVLQTIEREKCSFMIVIGNAFGRPILDELDRAVTAGTPYDISSLKVLATGAAAMTTGVKEEFLAHRPGLRIIDSMGASESGTQGRNVSTDKGEIEAGVFEPGPGTGIISDDMTAPVPPAPGASGWLARSGRIPLGYLGDADKTRRTFPTIDGVRYSVPGDRAEWLADGRLKLLGRDSVCINTGGEKVFVEEVEAVLHAHPAVRDAVVVGRPSERWGNEVCAVVSTSSPVTREELIEHCDGHLARYKLPRTVIAVPEVVRGPNGKADYRWAAAIAAGEREEP, from the coding sequence GTGAGCTTCGACGCCAACATCGCGACGGTCTTCGAGCGGATCGCGGCGCGGATCCCCGACCGGGAGGCGGTGATCACCCCCGCTCGGCGGCTCACGTTCGCCGAGGTCGACGATCGAGCGAACCGCCTGGCCAATGCCCTCATCGACGCGGGCGTCGGCTGCCACACCGAGCGGGAAGAGCTCGAACCGTGGGAGTCGGGACAGGGCCATGTGGCGCTCTACCTCCACAACGGGCCCGAGTACCTCGAGGGCATGCTCGCCGCCTGGAAGGCACGCGGGGTCTCGCTCAACGTCAACTACCGCTACGTGGCCGAGGAACTGATCGGTCTGCTGACCGATGCCGACGCGAAGGCGATCGTGTACCACGCCTGCTTCGCGCCGGTGATCGCCGAGATCCGGCCGCACCTCCCGTCGCTGGCCACCCTGATCCAGGTGGCCGACACGAGCGGCGAGCCGCTGCTGGAGGGCGCCGTCGACTACGAGACGCTGCTCGCCGAGTCGTCGGCGGAGCGACCCGACCTCGAGCGTTCACCCGACGACCTCTACATGGTCTACACGGGAGGCACGACCGGGCTTCCGAAGGGCGTGCTGTGGCGCCAGGCCGACATCTGGGTCGGCGCGATGGGCGGCGCCGACCCCCGCAACGGCGAGGAGTTCGACAGCTACGAGGCCGTGGCCGAATCGGCCGCCGAGGAGCGGGTGTTCCCCTACCTCATCGCCGCGCCGCTCATGCACGGCGGCGGCCAGTGGCTGGCCTGGCTCGGGTGGATGGGCGGCGATCCGGTGGTGTTCGGCCATGTCGTCGACCGGCTCGATCCGGCCGATGTCCTGCAGACGATCGAGCGGGAGAAGTGCTCGTTCATGATCGTGATCGGCAACGCCTTCGGGCGGCCGATCCTCGACGAGCTCGACCGCGCCGTCACCGCGGGCACGCCCTACGACATCTCGTCGCTGAAGGTCCTCGCCACCGGGGCCGCGGCGATGACCACCGGGGTGAAGGAGGAGTTCCTCGCCCATCGACCGGGGCTGCGCATCATCGACTCGATGGGCGCGTCGGAGAGCGGCACCCAGGGGCGCAACGTCAGCACCGACAAGGGCGAGATCGAGGCCGGGGTGTTCGAGCCCGGACCCGGGACGGGGATCATCTCCGACGACATGACCGCGCCCGTCCCACCTGCGCCCGGCGCGTCCGGTTGGCTCGCCCGCTCCGGCCGCATCCCGCTGGGATATCTCGGCGACGCCGACAAGACCCGTCGCACCTTCCCGACCATCGACGGTGTGCGCTACTCGGTGCCCGGCGACCGGGCGGAGTGGTTGGCCGACGGACGACTCAAGCTGCTGGGGCGCGACTCGGTGTGCATCAACACCGGCGGCGAGAAGGTCTTCGTCGAGGAGGTCGAGGCGGTGCTGCATGCGCATCCGGCCGTGCGCGACGCCGTGGTCGTCGGCCGACCGAGCGAACGCTGGGGCAACGAGGTGTGCGCGGTCGTGTCGACCTCGTCACCGGTCACCCGCGAGGAGTTGATCGAGCACTGCGACGGGCATCTCGCGCGCTACAAGCTTCCGCGTACAGTGATCGCCGTGCCGGAAGTGGTTCGTGGACCCAACGGCAAGGCCGACTATCGATGGGCCGCGGCGATCGCGGCTGGAGAGAGGGAAGAACCATGA
- a CDS encoding SDR family NAD(P)-dependent oxidoreductase: MSELRFDERVAIITGAGNGLGKAHALELARRGAIVVVNDLGGAVDGEGNDSSAAQLVVDEITAAGGIALANTDSVTDPAAAKAMVESAIAEFGRLDIVVNNAGILRDKAFHNSTLENWQAVIDVHLTGAYNVTLPAFQHMREAGYGRIVMTSSPAGLYGNFGQTNYSSAKMGLVGFARAIKQEGGRKGIHANVIAPTADTRMTEGLLGSIADDSQPEHITAVVGYLCHESCELNGEILACAAGRVARAFVGVTPGIFDRDLSIDTVAANIDEIMNEDGYTVPDNVGDEMKLILEGLKANPR, from the coding sequence ATGAGCGAGCTTCGATTCGACGAGCGGGTCGCGATCATCACCGGCGCCGGCAACGGGCTCGGCAAGGCTCACGCCCTCGAGCTCGCCCGCCGTGGCGCGATAGTCGTCGTCAACGACCTCGGCGGCGCGGTCGACGGCGAAGGCAACGACTCCAGTGCGGCCCAGCTCGTGGTCGACGAGATCACCGCGGCCGGCGGCATTGCCCTCGCCAACACCGACTCGGTGACCGATCCAGCGGCGGCGAAGGCGATGGTCGAGAGCGCAATCGCCGAGTTCGGCCGACTCGACATCGTGGTCAACAACGCCGGCATCCTGCGCGACAAGGCGTTCCACAACTCGACCCTCGAGAACTGGCAGGCCGTGATCGACGTGCACCTGACCGGTGCCTACAACGTGACGCTGCCGGCCTTCCAGCACATGCGCGAGGCCGGCTACGGCCGCATCGTGATGACCTCGTCGCCGGCCGGGCTCTACGGCAACTTCGGCCAGACCAACTACTCCTCGGCCAAGATGGGCCTCGTCGGCTTCGCCCGGGCGATCAAGCAGGAGGGCGGCCGCAAGGGCATCCACGCCAACGTGATCGCGCCGACGGCCGACACCCGGATGACCGAAGGGCTGCTCGGATCGATCGCCGACGACTCCCAGCCCGAGCACATCACCGCCGTGGTCGGCTACCTCTGCCACGAGAGCTGCGAGCTCAACGGCGAGATCCTCGCCTGCGCCGCGGGCCGGGTCGCCCGCGCCTTCGTCGGCGTCACCCCCGGCATCTTCGACCGCGACCTGTCGATCGACACCGTGGCGGCCAACATCGACGAGATCATGAACGAGGACGGCTACACGGTGCCCGACAACGTCGGCGACGAGATGAAGCTGATCCTCGAGGGGCTCAAGGCCAACCCGCGTTAG